From Echinicola soli, a single genomic window includes:
- a CDS encoding eCIS core domain-containing protein: MRELKKKNIAGQQNNNQLFKKADDQPKDFFGVQAKLEMGQPGDPYEREADAVADQVVSKSNPSEPIQAQAGEEEEVQKQPLAETINKVQKQEMEEEEPLQTKSNEEMEEPVQKAEEEETVQSKCAECEKDEATMAATEDSEEPLKAKEVEKENSLQQRTEEEKLESKTDGALQGIEGTLRESKGRGSQLDKATKHEMESGFEADFSKVNIHTDKKAEEMSSKIGAQAFTHGHDIYFNKGKYKPDSSKGKHLLAHELTHTIQQKGMVQKKIQARLGDGHDFPATSRFSRNAILESTFDNFRTVQSGSNGTHVTMIQNALVGLDYPLPRFGVDGSFGDETQRAVKAFQEDVGIKVDGIVGTNTIDFLDKRDRGQDVDPAPLPVVANAPINLDNVIAQPGAAPSRALGAGVWGLTFPENVQVNLEVIDNGAVWQPVIVGVTGNYSLQTRLLPGVSEVTGPGGNATAANYCNQINDMNSLTLAGGNWFMESAVVAHERVHAEKFRDALIDPSVLTPLETAIEGVTIPKHFAPNAGFAELMIRVSPTYLTALSDAQTNWLNQILVLVGGDHGAPRGTGPTYSAEREILNPMIRRICHHAKANRWPSCPPLCT; this comes from the coding sequence ATGAGAGAATTAAAGAAGAAAAATATAGCCGGCCAGCAAAACAATAACCAGCTTTTCAAAAAAGCAGATGACCAACCCAAAGATTTTTTTGGTGTCCAGGCAAAACTGGAAATGGGACAACCAGGTGACCCATACGAAAGAGAAGCAGATGCCGTGGCCGATCAGGTAGTGTCTAAATCAAATCCATCAGAGCCTATCCAGGCGCAAGCGGGAGAGGAAGAAGAAGTACAAAAGCAACCATTGGCAGAAACCATTAACAAAGTCCAGAAACAGGAAATGGAAGAGGAGGAACCATTACAAACCAAATCCAATGAGGAAATGGAAGAACCAGTCCAAAAGGCAGAGGAAGAAGAAACCGTGCAATCAAAATGCGCAGAATGTGAAAAGGATGAGGCTACAATGGCGGCCACAGAAGACAGTGAAGAGCCGCTAAAGGCTAAGGAGGTAGAAAAAGAAAATTCTCTCCAACAGAGAACTGAGGAAGAGAAGCTCGAATCCAAAACAGACGGAGCCCTCCAAGGTATAGAAGGCACCTTAAGAGAAAGTAAGGGAAGGGGAAGTCAATTGGACAAAGCTACAAAACACGAGATGGAAAGCGGTTTTGAGGCAGATTTCAGCAAGGTCAATATCCACACGGATAAGAAAGCGGAGGAGATGAGTAGCAAAATTGGTGCACAGGCATTCACTCATGGGCATGACATTTACTTTAACAAAGGAAAATACAAACCTGATTCCTCTAAAGGAAAGCACCTGTTGGCACATGAGCTTACCCATACCATCCAGCAAAAAGGAATGGTACAAAAAAAAATCCAAGCCAGGTTAGGAGATGGGCACGACTTTCCTGCTACCAGCAGGTTTTCTAGAAATGCCATTTTGGAATCCACCTTTGACAATTTCAGAACCGTACAGTCCGGAAGTAACGGTACTCATGTGACCATGATCCAAAATGCCCTTGTAGGGCTTGATTATCCACTACCTCGTTTTGGTGTGGATGGCTCTTTTGGTGATGAGACGCAACGTGCCGTCAAAGCTTTTCAAGAAGATGTAGGGATCAAAGTGGATGGTATTGTAGGAACCAATACGATAGACTTTTTGGATAAAAGAGACCGCGGTCAGGATGTAGATCCAGCCCCGTTACCGGTAGTTGCCAACGCACCTATTAACCTTGATAATGTCATAGCGCAGCCTGGAGCAGCACCATCACGAGCACTCGGGGCGGGTGTTTGGGGACTGACATTTCCTGAAAATGTCCAGGTAAACCTTGAGGTAATTGACAATGGGGCAGTATGGCAACCAGTAATAGTAGGTGTTACGGGAAATTATAGCCTACAGACACGTCTTCTTCCAGGTGTGTCTGAGGTGACCGGACCAGGAGGTAATGCTACTGCAGCCAATTACTGCAATCAAATCAATGATATGAACAGCTTGACGTTGGCAGGAGGCAACTGGTTTATGGAATCTGCGGTAGTGGCCCATGAAAGAGTACATGCTGAAAAGTTCAGGGATGCACTGATCGATCCATCAGTACTCACTCCCTTAGAAACAGCGATTGAAGGCGTCACTATTCCCAAGCACTTTGCCCCCAATGCCGGATTTGCAGAGCTCATGATAAGGGTAAGCCCAACGTACTTAACTGCCCTGAGCGACGCACAAACCAATTGGCTGAACCAGATTTTGGTGCTAGTGGGAGGAGATCATGGCGCGCCAAGAGGTACCGGGCCAACCTATAGTGCAGAAAGGGAAATTCTCAATCCCATGATCAGAAGAATCTGTCATCACGCAAAGGCAAACAGATGGCCATCCTGCCCTCCTTTGTGTACTTAA
- a CDS encoding contractile injection system tape measure protein: MSTLTNHIVHKVLVQLNIDDQQTALGIKNQIAVFVQKELFPLLEEYFNELEQQFQGNHLQLPALTIQLHTTKRIFDSLGRSTNMLAVDHLLNQFRQQVEQQLQQWNREILSSPVTKDSMVNRARSLNALDGRKKPSEDAPSNMTPSQRTVESIIYILEHGHRPWWLRENEKVLFFSDWNTMDGSLKESIKKPKLQVFLRGIVHQPIILKRLIYQFSNHQLEKIYHELINYNSELTFVQFYKTLVNSFSSSKFRMAFWQMVFGALSKTYFDKNYIDDAQHLWKIGMEEHPKSHEMIFRIIDQIVLTASQFHHQESWSNPRTFSQFKSNYNSLKLKKNNSIDKSTTETNKKDLINQLGQLWETKDNITVRERLSEEKRQEEEPAPSTPETDEARLSEGIHVDQAGLVLLHPFICQLFQSTNLLDQDKNIQNKTQAVHLLHYLATKQENAFEQEMVFEKYCCNVGLETSLEREVSLSQKMKGAAEELLEAAIGHWTALKNTQGNTLRAEYLNRKGKLVTQGNYHKLIIERKTQDILLDRLPWNIGLVKFPWKKQLLFVEWA, encoded by the coding sequence GTGAGCACGCTGACCAACCATATTGTTCATAAAGTACTGGTACAGCTCAATATTGACGATCAGCAAACAGCGCTTGGTATTAAAAATCAAATCGCAGTATTTGTCCAAAAAGAGCTATTTCCACTACTGGAGGAATACTTTAATGAACTGGAGCAACAATTCCAGGGAAATCATTTGCAGCTTCCAGCGCTCACTATCCAGCTTCATACCACCAAACGGATATTTGATTCCTTAGGACGGTCCACCAATATGCTGGCTGTAGATCATCTTCTGAACCAATTTCGGCAGCAGGTAGAGCAGCAACTACAGCAATGGAACAGAGAAATCCTGTCCAGTCCAGTCACCAAGGATAGCATGGTCAATCGAGCTCGTTCGCTAAATGCATTGGACGGTAGGAAGAAGCCATCTGAAGATGCTCCCTCAAACATGACTCCGAGTCAACGGACGGTGGAATCGATCATCTATATATTGGAACACGGTCACAGGCCATGGTGGCTAAGGGAGAATGAAAAAGTGTTGTTTTTTTCTGACTGGAATACAATGGATGGTTCTTTAAAAGAGAGCATTAAAAAACCTAAACTTCAAGTTTTCCTTAGAGGCATCGTCCATCAACCCATTATCCTTAAACGGCTAATTTACCAGTTTTCTAATCATCAATTGGAAAAAATATACCATGAATTGATTAATTACAACAGTGAATTAACTTTTGTTCAATTTTATAAAACTTTAGTCAATAGCTTTTCATCAAGTAAGTTTAGGATGGCGTTTTGGCAAATGGTATTCGGAGCGCTATCGAAGACCTATTTTGACAAAAATTATATAGACGATGCACAGCATCTTTGGAAGATAGGCATGGAGGAACATCCAAAAAGTCATGAGATGATTTTCCGCATCATAGACCAAATCGTACTTACAGCGAGTCAGTTTCACCATCAGGAAAGCTGGAGTAACCCAAGAACCTTTAGCCAATTTAAATCAAATTACAACAGTTTAAAGCTTAAAAAAAACAATTCAATTGATAAATCGACAACTGAAACTAACAAAAAGGACTTGATAAATCAGTTAGGTCAGCTTTGGGAGACCAAGGATAACATTACGGTGAGGGAGAGGCTTAGCGAAGAAAAGAGGCAAGAGGAAGAGCCCGCTCCTTCTACTCCCGAAACAGATGAGGCCAGGCTTTCCGAAGGAATCCATGTAGATCAGGCGGGTTTGGTGCTCTTACATCCATTCATCTGTCAATTGTTTCAATCCACCAATCTATTGGATCAGGATAAAAATATACAAAACAAAACCCAGGCAGTACACCTATTGCATTACTTAGCGACCAAACAGGAGAATGCCTTTGAACAGGAAATGGTATTTGAAAAGTACTGCTGTAATGTAGGACTGGAGACTTCTCTGGAAAGGGAGGTTTCCTTATCCCAAAAGATGAAAGGTGCCGCAGAAGAATTGTTGGAAGCGGCGATAGGACATTGGACAGCTTTAAAAAACACACAGGGGAATACCCTGAGAGCGGAATACCTTAATAGGAAAGGAAAATTGGTCACACAAGGAAACTACCATAAGTTGATCATTGAACGCAAAACGCAGGATATCCTCTTGGATCGGTTGCCTTGGAATATCGGACTGGTAAAGTTCCCGTGGAAAAAGCAATTGCTCTTTGTGGAGTGGGCATAA
- a CDS encoding PKD domain-containing protein, whose translation MANKLSTLTTQYRTYKVDQVLTHTQLNESIAFFEDQDRLTRVFLNGVGIVCGFNVSRPYSGTVRITQGIGVTTDGDMLKLLQESNDPEQPGLEMVTGAVDYTFYRAFEDLNGNYTKFTKDDDSQISLFEIVPESKSVETDTPLADFENLNERIVVLYLETFSKEADMCSGIDCDNQGVEQVARLRVLLTDEEGAQRLLSEDNVYQKLNAKKIYSQLAKIKLKRVLLSTSNTQALQRLENSYYDSITATDIEKLADGLNAIAGLLGANLKVDSLKFFMEQPSTKLVNPFQYHYDWLRDVIATYHELIETLFELNATCLPDITAFPKHLLLGFVGNNNQAEQYRHRFYKSPITGDISTTTNIQSLLDRLNVMLNAFQTTGYTIQITPSKFRGKLGEMAIPYYYNPSRSLLDNWSFAKRQRGQTEEILQYDHKEENQENVNLTPLEYDLTEVDFYRIEGHQGKIADQALIALNDMVQRYNLDFDVKILSINEVIENIRMEDYKCQFEDLMVLLEAWNQELACIAGKISQYFTDMKLGDILSEEPVDEKTVVDESKRTKDTVRSKEIVVSHSRETEKVLKMIEEGTINYREAAKYYPELFSGTDSRKTDSKKDYWNSISKNVVAEEGKFGMVVEKVLKDNEDRILTSDQFKVQAQKEAEHYIGDIELTDAVRKAIVDKPIDIIASTIAIGTKIPERLSELEDNYLKDYGESIDRLCNELKEFRRGVKKLSIREQYKTEFQAQAIFFSSICCADKKLEVLRKEIDVRKKNILEELQLHKFVEHHPGLDHRAGVSKGGTFVMVYYSSPSSNKSNAPEAIEDVAKASSKDLEERKRLALLKAMEEEKERSVRSGDFVKYDALLAEMIKAGEVSKESFMDRTRLVKGYRKDYKSTLKDKTVVADFMLPYRCCSDCNPINFIVPRPVVFLNLSTETYCLGLEQDPISFEVVPKDATVKVEEEVPGVVISGQFISIDPEAFEADMIGKPISFTVNGEPTDSRLIVHEAPLFTIKLPEQPAISGLEVKFEPSQAFDGATYEWDFGDDNGSSDQAPSHTYDLPEEVKSVTVSLTVTPENGTCPRTVTEELEIGHIIIDDTVDLALEPNEFCRGRESTPVPFDVVPEDGRVEGTGVTTSQEGKFVFAPNTVPQSQLGKDITDFTVNGQAVDLVVRVYQKPTLLIDTKTEDHGPNEGKTLTFTITNPPNSAKEYQWIIDGQEQESTNKPSYSQTFQPGISSIRISVKANLDNICEVASSDEITVTLEENCLSLGKANVEAMNRKHHEFIESEQFKEMGRWGQDTMKEAVEVMNSITGEIDEFQKGNANSSLQGIFDKQFTNLVSYLREMHRGDGAIDVPMKDLYRDYVRLFYLVLKCQEPSILEESVKVLQETADKITNDFNLLAESKVNWDPKNTMLSFYEEISSSFEKVVFLLEAIREQANILSQ comes from the coding sequence ATGGCTAATAAACTAAGTACCTTAACCACACAGTACCGCACCTATAAGGTGGATCAGGTACTGACCCATACGCAACTTAATGAATCCATTGCTTTTTTTGAGGATCAGGATAGGTTGACGCGTGTATTTTTAAATGGGGTCGGCATTGTATGTGGATTTAACGTGAGCCGTCCCTACAGCGGTACCGTAAGGATCACACAGGGAATCGGCGTGACGACAGACGGAGATATGCTCAAGTTGCTCCAGGAATCCAATGATCCTGAGCAACCCGGTCTGGAAATGGTGACAGGGGCTGTTGACTATACTTTTTATCGTGCATTCGAAGACCTCAATGGCAACTATACCAAATTCACCAAAGACGATGACAGCCAGATCTCCTTGTTCGAAATAGTTCCTGAATCAAAAAGTGTAGAGACGGATACACCGCTAGCTGATTTTGAGAACCTGAATGAAAGGATAGTTGTGCTCTATTTGGAGACCTTCTCCAAGGAAGCAGATATGTGCAGTGGAATAGACTGTGACAATCAAGGAGTGGAACAAGTGGCAAGGCTACGGGTCCTTCTCACCGATGAAGAAGGTGCCCAGCGATTGCTCTCAGAAGATAATGTCTACCAAAAGCTAAATGCCAAGAAAATATACAGTCAACTGGCTAAAATCAAACTGAAACGTGTATTGCTTTCTACCTCCAATACCCAAGCTCTCCAAAGGCTGGAAAACAGTTATTACGATTCCATAACAGCCACCGATATCGAGAAATTGGCCGATGGGCTTAACGCCATTGCTGGCCTGCTCGGTGCGAACCTGAAGGTAGATAGCCTCAAGTTTTTTATGGAACAACCCAGCACCAAGTTGGTCAATCCGTTCCAATACCATTACGACTGGCTTCGGGATGTCATTGCAACATATCATGAGCTCATCGAGACCTTGTTTGAACTCAATGCCACATGTCTACCTGACATCACTGCTTTTCCTAAGCATTTGCTGCTTGGATTTGTGGGCAATAATAATCAGGCAGAACAGTATCGGCACCGCTTTTATAAGTCTCCCATCACCGGTGACATTAGCACCACTACAAACATCCAATCCCTCCTGGACCGCCTGAATGTCATGTTGAATGCTTTCCAGACAACGGGATATACCATACAGATCACCCCTTCCAAATTTAGGGGCAAACTAGGGGAAATGGCCATTCCATATTACTATAACCCCAGTAGAAGCCTATTGGATAACTGGAGCTTTGCTAAGCGGCAGCGTGGACAAACCGAGGAAATCCTCCAATATGACCATAAAGAAGAAAATCAAGAAAATGTAAACCTGACCCCACTAGAATATGACTTAACAGAAGTGGACTTTTACCGGATCGAAGGACACCAAGGAAAGATCGCAGACCAAGCGCTGATTGCGCTAAATGATATGGTTCAACGATACAATTTAGACTTCGATGTAAAGATCCTCTCCATAAATGAAGTAATAGAAAACATCCGCATGGAGGATTATAAATGTCAGTTTGAAGACCTTATGGTCCTCCTGGAAGCTTGGAACCAAGAACTGGCCTGTATTGCCGGTAAAATATCCCAGTACTTCACCGACATGAAATTAGGCGATATACTATCAGAAGAACCTGTAGATGAAAAGACAGTGGTCGATGAATCCAAAAGAACAAAGGATACGGTTCGAAGTAAAGAAATCGTAGTATCCCACTCCAGAGAAACGGAGAAGGTCCTAAAGATGATAGAAGAAGGAACAATCAACTACAGGGAAGCGGCAAAATACTATCCTGAGCTCTTCAGCGGAACCGATTCCCGCAAGACAGATAGTAAGAAGGATTATTGGAACAGTATTTCGAAAAATGTCGTGGCAGAAGAAGGGAAATTTGGAATGGTGGTCGAAAAAGTACTGAAAGATAACGAGGACCGCATCCTCACATCAGACCAATTTAAGGTACAGGCCCAAAAAGAAGCAGAACATTACATTGGCGACATTGAACTAACAGATGCGGTGAGGAAAGCGATTGTGGACAAGCCAATCGACATTATCGCCAGTACGATCGCTATTGGAACTAAAATTCCCGAAAGGCTCAGTGAATTGGAGGACAATTATCTAAAAGATTATGGTGAATCGATCGATCGTCTGTGCAATGAACTAAAGGAATTTCGGCGAGGCGTGAAGAAACTATCGATAAGAGAACAGTACAAGACAGAGTTTCAGGCACAAGCTATATTTTTCTCTTCTATTTGCTGTGCAGATAAAAAGCTGGAAGTACTACGGAAAGAAATAGATGTCAGAAAAAAGAATATTTTGGAGGAATTACAGCTCCACAAATTTGTAGAACATCATCCGGGACTTGACCATAGGGCAGGAGTGAGCAAAGGCGGAACCTTTGTGATGGTTTATTATTCCAGCCCTTCAAGCAACAAATCAAATGCCCCAGAAGCAATCGAGGATGTAGCAAAGGCCAGTTCAAAAGACCTGGAAGAGCGCAAGAGGCTTGCGTTGTTAAAAGCAATGGAGGAGGAAAAGGAGCGGTCAGTTCGTTCAGGAGATTTTGTGAAATATGACGCCCTATTGGCAGAAATGATCAAGGCCGGAGAAGTTTCCAAGGAATCCTTTATGGATCGGACAAGACTTGTGAAAGGATATAGAAAAGACTACAAGAGCACGTTGAAGGACAAGACAGTCGTAGCGGATTTTATGCTTCCTTACCGCTGCTGTTCAGACTGTAACCCCATCAATTTTATCGTGCCAAGACCAGTTGTGTTTCTTAATCTTAGCACAGAAACATATTGTTTGGGCTTGGAGCAGGATCCAATTTCGTTCGAGGTGGTACCAAAAGATGCTACTGTAAAGGTGGAAGAAGAAGTACCTGGGGTGGTGATCTCTGGACAGTTTATCAGCATCGATCCAGAAGCATTCGAAGCTGACATGATCGGAAAACCCATAAGCTTTACGGTCAATGGTGAACCGACGGACTCCCGGCTTATCGTGCACGAAGCGCCGCTATTTACCATCAAATTGCCTGAGCAGCCAGCAATAAGCGGCCTAGAGGTTAAGTTCGAACCGTCACAAGCTTTTGATGGGGCGACTTACGAATGGGATTTTGGGGATGACAATGGCTCGTCGGATCAAGCTCCTAGTCATACCTACGATTTACCCGAAGAGGTTAAATCCGTAACGGTTTCACTAACGGTCACTCCCGAAAATGGCACATGTCCACGCACTGTGACGGAAGAACTTGAAATTGGCCATATTATTATCGATGACACTGTTGATTTGGCCCTCGAACCCAATGAATTCTGCCGTGGCAGGGAAAGTACACCAGTTCCCTTTGACGTGGTACCGGAGGATGGAAGAGTAGAAGGTACCGGTGTTACGACCAGTCAGGAAGGGAAGTTTGTGTTTGCCCCCAATACAGTACCGCAAAGTCAACTGGGAAAAGACATCACTGATTTTACCGTAAATGGCCAAGCGGTGGATTTGGTGGTCAGGGTTTACCAAAAACCTACTTTGCTTATCGATACAAAAACTGAAGATCACGGTCCTAATGAAGGAAAAACGCTAACCTTCACCATTACCAATCCACCCAATTCAGCCAAAGAATACCAATGGATCATTGATGGTCAGGAACAGGAATCCACCAATAAACCCAGCTATAGTCAGACGTTCCAGCCAGGTATATCATCTATAAGGATAAGTGTGAAGGCCAATCTCGACAATATATGCGAGGTCGCTTCTTCTGATGAAATTACGGTGACGCTAGAGGAAAACTGCCTATCCCTTGGTAAAGCAAATGTCGAAGCAATGAACCGTAAGCATCATGAATTTATCGAGTCGGAACAGTTTAAGGAAATGGGCCGTTGGGGTCAGGATACCATGAAGGAGGCAGTCGAAGTGATGAATTCAATCACCGGAGAAATTGATGAATTCCAAAAAGGAAATGCTAATAGTAGCTTGCAGGGAATTTTCGATAAGCAGTTTACCAATTTGGTTTCTTACCTCCGTGAAATGCACCGTGGAGATGGGGCAATTGATGTCCCAATGAAGGATTTATATAGAGATTACGTTCGTCTGTTCTATTTGGTATTGAAATGTCAGGAGCCAAGCATCCTGGAGGAATCAGTAAAGGTTTTACAGGAAACAGCTGATAAAATCACCAATGATTTCAATTTACTGGCAGAAAGCAAGGTTAACTGGGATCCCAAAAATACCATGCTATCCTTTTATGAAGAGATCTCATCGTCCTTTGAAAAAGTGGTTTTCCTTTTGGAAGCAATACGGGAACAAGCAAATATCCTTAGCCAGTGA